From the genome of Candidatus Neptunochlamydia vexilliferae, one region includes:
- a CDS encoding Lpg1974 family pore-forming outer membrane protein, protein MEMKLRKLWPLIGALCLSLVTPVFAQGNYGGSSSNSQSMHSTSPKAGQGIYQRGTFREITPNAGPRVAHGADVFIRANFIWWKAVQEGTPTVYSGISGTKGKSLDYADEWDPGFKVGLGLNLSHDGWDICSQYTWLHGSNTSSQSSSNLGFSQDSNASGQSASGNFDYSFNSIDLELGRNFYLSQFLTMRPFIGFKGTWQDQEHTTKLNTVVNNAVTSTFKARNDFDVWALGFRGGLNLAYYMAKSWSIYGNVAFSNLWANYTTIEAKGTTTPTGGDSTTNYHRDQDTHYAVKYVFESEIGLRWEMWFSDDNYHFAIQAGWAEQSWINWGVFDTNGALNFHDFNMHGLNLQFRFDF, encoded by the coding sequence ATGGAAATGAAACTCAGAAAACTGTGGCCTCTAATTGGGGCTTTGTGCTTGAGTTTGGTAACTCCTGTTTTTGCTCAAGGTAACTACGGTGGCTCGAGCTCTAACAGCCAAAGCATGCACTCAACAAGTCCAAAAGCTGGTCAAGGAATTTACCAGCGTGGAACTTTTAGAGAAATTACACCAAACGCCGGCCCTCGTGTCGCCCATGGTGCTGATGTATTCATCAGAGCAAACTTTATCTGGTGGAAAGCTGTCCAAGAAGGCACCCCTACCGTATATAGCGGTATCTCGGGAACTAAAGGAAAAAGTCTTGACTACGCTGATGAGTGGGACCCTGGTTTTAAGGTTGGTCTAGGACTCAACCTTAGCCACGATGGCTGGGACATCTGTTCTCAGTACACTTGGTTGCATGGGTCAAACACCAGCAGTCAAAGCAGCAGCAACCTAGGTTTCTCACAAGACTCTAACGCATCAGGTCAGAGTGCTTCAGGAAACTTCGATTATAGCTTTAACTCTATAGACCTAGAACTTGGAAGAAACTTCTATCTTAGCCAATTCCTTACTATGAGACCTTTCATCGGGTTCAAAGGAACCTGGCAAGACCAAGAGCACACTACAAAACTTAACACGGTAGTTAACAATGCTGTTACAAGCACTTTCAAAGCTCGTAATGACTTTGATGTTTGGGCTCTTGGTTTCCGTGGTGGATTAAACCTAGCCTACTACATGGCTAAAAGCTGGAGCATTTATGGAAACGTTGCATTTTCAAATCTCTGGGCTAACTACACCACTATCGAAGCTAAAGGTACAACAACGCCAACTGGTGGTGATAGCACAACAAACTATCATCGTGACCAAGACACTCACTACGCTGTGAAGTATGTCTTCGAATCAGAAATCGGCCTCCGATGGGAGATGTGGTTCTCTGATGATAACTACCACTTTGCTATCCAAGCTGGATGGGCAGAGCAGTCATGGATCAACTGGGGAGTTTTCGACACCAACGGAGCTCTTAACTTCCACGACTTCAATATGCACGGTCTAAACCTGCAGTTCCGCTTCGACTTCTAA